A genomic window from Polyodon spathula isolate WHYD16114869_AA chromosome 43, ASM1765450v1, whole genome shotgun sequence includes:
- the LOC121305417 gene encoding galectin-3-binding protein A-like, protein MAPFALLKIIAFLPLVDGAGVRLANGSSCSGRVEVHHDGHWGSVCDDGWDSLDARVVCRELGCGDVVSAPGGAHFGRGVGPVWVYNATCTGSESSLTQCVNPGVGTSNCNHGEDAGVVCAGFPCPASSSVLVSRVHAAVIICGLIGMISAIIFTEVKTRRQGAEF, encoded by the exons ACGGCGCCGGTGTCCGGCTGGCGAATGGTAGCAGCTGCTCTGGGAGAGTTGAAGTTCATCATGACGGCCACTGGGGGTCAGTGTGCGACGATGGCTGGGACTCTCTGGACGCTCGGGTTGTGTGCAGAGAGCTGGGCTGCGGTGACGTGGTTTCAGCACCAGGGGGCGCACACTTCGGCAGAGGGGTCGGTCCGGTGTGGGTGTACAACGCAACCTGCACTGGTTCCGAATCCTCCCTCACCCAGTGTGTAAACCCGGGAGTCGGGACAAGCAACTGCAACCACGGAGAGGATGCAGGAGTCGTCTGTGCAG GTTTTCCGTGCCCTGCCTCCTCCAGTGTTCTTGTCTCCAGGGTCCACGCTGCCGTCATAATCTGTGGTCTGATTGGAATGATCTCAGCCATCATCTTCACAGAGGTCAAGACCAGGCGACAGGGGGCAGAGTTTTAA